The Aeoliella mucimassa genome includes the window CTCCGGCAGGCGCCGGATCGTGCCAGGCACGACTGGCTCGTGGGTGTTAGCGCTATGGATGGCTGCGTAGCAAAGTGCGAGGCCGCGCAGGTTTTGTCGTGCGTGATTCTCGGGCGTGCGCTGCTGCTCGATGGCTAGCAGTAGTTCGCCCATGGTGCCGTGGAATCCATCGTTGAACCACTGCCCTTCGGTAACGGGACGCCACTCCCCGAGGGAGTTCGCAACGATCACCTGTTGGTGGTTGTCGTCGATGCCCTCGGAACGGACGTTGCCGGTGGCCCCGAGCACGTAGGTAGTATCGAGGCTCTTGCCGGGGTTGCAGCCGTCGAACACAAGCGTCGCCTGGGCGTGCTCGTACTCTACCAGCACCTGCCCTAGCAGTGGAGTTTGCACCTGCTGCTCGGTGCTGCAGGCCACCGACGCAAACACTCGCACCGGACCTTCGTCCCCCATCAGCGTGGCCAGCATGTCGAACCAGTGGATCGCGTAGTCGTAGAGCACCAAGTGAGGAATCTGCTCGAACGGGCTTCCTTTCACCCAACCATGATTCCAATGAATCGCAAAGTGCACCGCGACGACGGGACCGATCCACCCCGTGCGGACCACTTGCCGGATGTAGCTGAAGTGCGGAGCCCAGCGGGCGTTCTGGTTCACCGCGAGTTGCAAGCCATGCTCGTCGGCAATCTGGGCGAGTCGTTCCCCCGCGTCGAGATCGGTGACAAACGGCTTCTGGCTGAGCACGTGCTTGCCGGCCCGCAAGGCGGATTCCATCAACGGCACCCGCTCACTTGGGTGGGTCGCAATATCGACCACCTCGATATCCGGATTCGCGAGCAGGTCTTCCAGGCAGTCGTAAACGATCGCCTGAGGAAAAAATTGGTCACGGCGATCCGTCGCCCGGGAGCGGTCGATGTCGAAGAATCCGCGAACTGGATAACCAGCGTCACAATACGCCTGCAAGTGGTGCCGGGTGATGCCGCCGCAGCCGACGAGTGCGATTCCAGGCCGATAACACTGCGGATCCTGGGGTCGATAGGGCAACTGCAGTGCTTCGAGCGGACTGGCGGCTGCCGATTGAGGAGGTGTTTTGGAGGAATCGCACATGGTTTTACGTGTGAAATTGCGCAAAAGCTGCAAATCGCAGAGGCTGGCTAATGATTCGGCGGTTTTCCACGGAGACCGGTAGGGCGTTTCCAAATGGGCCCATAACGGATATACATGGTTGTTTGATCCTCGCCGGACGGATTGGTCGCACGACACCAGCCGGCACTCCCGCAATCGTAACCGTTGAAATCGAAATGGCGAAAGACACCAAGGCGGAATCCGACAAGAAGAAGCGCATCCTTTTGGTGGATGACGACGCCGAAATCATAGAATCGCTGCGTCTGGCCCTGCAGGCCAAGGGGCACGAGATCTTGGTCGCCCGCGATGGCAACCAAGGCTTGGCCATCACCGAGCGCGAAGATCCCGACCTGGTGATCCTCGACATGATGATGCCGAAGCGGAGTGGTTTCCTGGTGCTCGAGAAGCTTCGCCGCACCCGCGAAAACCCGCCTCGCATCATTATGATCACGGCCAACGAAGGCAGTCGCCATAAGGCTTATGCCGAGATGCTGGGTGTCGACGACTACATCCGCAAACCGTTCCCCATGGATCGGCTGATGGCCAGCGTCGATCGTCTGCTCGGGCTGTAGCCCTGGCTGCTGAGGCCGACGCACTCGTACTTGTAGCTTTCCCGCTCGTCGGGACGAACCAGTAAGTGGAGACGAACCGTGCCTCAGACCAAAGCCCCTGTATCCACTTCTCAGTCGCTTTGCGAAGCGGTTGCCTTCGAGACCGAACTGGGCTGGATGGCCGTCGGCGTGACGAACGACCGCTTATCACGCGTGATCTTCGGGCAACCGACGTTCGATGCGTTGATGGAGGTGGTATCTGCCGAGCGCATGCAACTGGTCGACCAGGACGAGCTCAGCGACTGGGTGGGCGATCTCTGTTGCCGGCTACGCTCGTTTGCCGCTGGTGAGTCTTGCGACTTTGCCGACATTCCGGTCGACACCGACCACCTCACGAGCTTCGGCCAAGCGGTGGTCGATGCCTGCCGTGCGTTGAGCTGGGGCGAGACCCTCTCGTACGCCGAACTGGCCGCCAAGGCTGGCAGCCCCGGTGCAGCACGGGCGGTTGGCAACGTGATGGCCAATAACCGGCTTCCACTGGTGGTACCTTGCCACCGCGTGCTCGGATCGGGCGGGCACCTGGGAGGCTACTCCGCTCCCGGCGGACTCGTGACCAAGCGCCGCCTGCTCGATGCGGAAGCAGTCGCATAGTTCGATTGCGGAAAGTAAACAGCGGCTCGTTGCGCGTGAGTCTCAGGGAAATCGATCGTCCCGTGAGCACACCGACCGATAACTCCCCGCTAAGCGGCTTCTAACTCTCGACGATTCTCCGCCCAGTAGATCCACTTCTTCACGCGTGCGAGGTCGGGTGCTTCGCCATTGCGAAGAGCACGGGCTCCTTCGGGCGTGGCGAGGTACGACTTGGCGAACTCCAGCAGGTCGCTGGCTTTCGCCGAGGCAATTCCCTCGGGCGTCGTGAATCCACAGCCGACGATCACCTGCACGTCGCGAGCCAGAAGCTCGGGCACTCGGCACATCAGTTGAGCCTGGTGTTGCCAGGTCACCAATGTTTCGGCGTTGATATGGCGAACGTCGAGCGATTCGGCCAAGGCATCGCAGTCGGCCGACAACAGGTCGGCAACCGTCTGCACGCCCACCTTCTGCAAGCGTTTCGCGGTCTTGGGACCGATGCTAGGAGCATCGACCACCGGGCTCTTGCGCGACAATCGGAATCGCAGCGGCCGCTCTTTGCGACTCGGAACCGCGCGGCGCGTGCCGTTGGTCGAACTGCGTCGCCGCCCGTTCGGTGCGGGTGCTTGGCTGACCTTTCGCGTGGTGCCATTGGCCGTGCGACTCGCATAGGGAGTGCTGGCCCAACGTGCGCGGGTGCTACCCGCGTTCGCAATCCAACGAGACACTTGGCGAAGGCCCATGCCTTGCCGCGACCGATAGCGCACGCCCCGCGGGCTGGCCAGGTACTCTTCCATCGCTTCGTGTAGCTCTTCCGCATCGGCGTCGGCCAGTTGCTGCAGATTGCGAACCCCAGCGCTGGTGAGCAACTGGGCGTCGTGCAACGTGAGATCGGGTACGTACACCAGCATCGCCACGTGTGTTTGCCACAGCTCGACGATCGAACCAGAGATCCCCGTGCGATCCAAGGCGTGCGACACGTCGTCGGCATCGGCGTCGAGCAGGTCGCGAATCTCGTGAATTCCGATCGCACTGAAGAGCTGCTTGGTGTCTTCGCCAAACACGGCAAACCGGTCGATGGAGTCGTCCAGCGACAGCGCACAACCGTTGTCCTCTTGATCCTCTTCTACTTCGATCGGCGTGGTAATGGTCTTCGCCTGAAACGCCCGCAGGCCGGTGGTCACCGGTTCACTGGTAGAGGGAGTTTGCGGACCACCAACGGTCAGGATGGCTTGCCCCGTCGAGCGGAGTCGATCGACCACCGCGGTCGACGAGGTGGAGACCAGCACCTGATGCCCTGCACGACCGAGGTCCTGCAGCACCAATGCCAGGATCGCCGATTCCGCTGCGGGGAGTTCGGCAAAGGGATCGGCCACCACCAGCGGCAGGCGGAGCCCCCACTGGGCAACACCGGCCACGGCGGCCAGCTGCAGGCTGATCGATAGCAACCGGCGGTCGACTTCGTTCAGATCCGACTGCCGAATGGTGCTGCCGTGACGATTCAGCACGGTGGCCTGCCGGCCACCTTCGGCGAGACGAACTTCACGCAACCGTCCATCGCTGAGCTTGGCCAGAATGTCCGAGGCCCGCCAAGGTGCGACCGAGTAACCGATGGTCGACGCCGAACGCGGGGCGTGAGTTTCGATTCGCCGAGTAACTTCGTCCAAATCCTGACGCAGTTGCACCAGGTTGGCATCGTTCATCAGTTCCGCACGCTCATGATGCAAGCGATCACGGCGCGACAACAGGGAGTGGATGTGGCGGTCGGCTTCCTCCAACTCCCCGGTCAGATCGCCCCGCTGATTCTCCAGATCTTCGCGCAACCGCTGCCAGTCCTTAGGCAACGCTTGCACGTCGAGACCCTCGACCTTGTTGCGTGCCCGCGAAGTCCGCATCCGCGATTGCCGACGATCGAGCAGGTGATCGATCGTCGCCCGCAGTTCCTGTTGCGAACGCTCGAGATGCGCGGCTTCGAGCTTCAGTTGGTCCATGGCTACCGCAGCTTCGTACTGCTCGACCAGCCCGGCCAGTTTCTCGATCTGCTGGCCCAGCGTATCGACCAACGGATGCAGCCGGGCGTGCGTATGGCGGCACAGGCAGGCGTGTGAATCGCTCGGCCGAGCGTAGCGGGCGACCTCGCTATCGAGATCTGCCACCAGGCGGTGGGCCACCATGATCGCCGCCCGCTGGTCGGCCAACGGCAACAGCGGCGACGAATCATCGGGATGCCGCTGCGAGAGCTGCTGACGAATCTGGGCTTCGCGAGCTTCAAGCTCGGCCAGGGCGCGACGCCACTTGGCAATCTCCTCGTCGAGATCGGCCAGTAGCGACTGTTGATCTTGATGGTACGCCTCGTCGGCGGTGCGCCCTACGAACTCCGAGAGTTCGTGGTATCTCAGTTGGGTTTCCAGTTCGGCCAGGCGGGCGAGTACTTCGTCGAGTTCGTGCTGGCATTCCGCATGGCGATGCTGGGCAGCATCGTACTCCAGGCTTAACTCGCTGATGGCCGCCTCGAGGGCCTCGCTGCTGCGCCGTTTTTCGGCAAGCAAGAGTTCAATCTGATGCGACAACCGATCGCGCGTGGTGAACAAGTCGCTCGCATCGTGGGGGATGTCACGACTCTCCACGTGCTCGGGATGCACCCGCTCGATCCGATGCAGCTCGGTGGCTAGTGATTCGGAAAGCAACCACTGCAGTTGATCGTCGTCGCTTCGTCGCAGCACCAACAAGCGAGCAGCCACTTCAGGCGACAAGCCCTTGAGCAACTGCCTAGCGGTCCCGGGCTGGGCATGATGACCTTCGAGCGGGGCCACGGTGAGCCGAGGCTCGGTGTAAGTGCCGCGATTCGCACGGTCGGCGTGACGCTCCATACGGAAACGTCCCAGACTACTATCCACGTCGACATAGCCTGGGTGATCGTGCACGATGGCATCGCGATCGCAAACACGTGCACCGTACAGCACATGGCCGACGAGATCGGCGAGCTGACGGGCCAGGAGCGGTTGGCGCGCGTCGACCACGTTCAGTCCGTTGGTCAGGTCGAGCGCAATACGGGGGTCTTGGCCTTCGTAACGATCGAAGGCGAGGTGTTGGATCTTCATCGCCGGGCTTTTCCTTAAATCCCAATCGGGCCCTTGCATCCATGCGGGGGTAGTGGCCAACTCGGTTCGCAAGACGAACATCGAGTCGCGCCAGCGGGGCGGCGGCACCAAGGGGGAGAGTGCCTTTTTGGTTAGGGTATCCGAAGCTACCCAAAATCGATGATTTCAACAACGTCGATTGGTCGATCCGTCACCAGGAATAGTGATTGCCAACACCCGCAAACACCTCCCACATTTACGCTTGCACCGCCGAGCGGTACGCATATTGCACTGCTTAATCCGTGTTTGCTAGCTGTATAAAAAATTGCAAAATTACCGTGTTTATGGTTTGTCCAGCGACAAGCTGCCCGGATAATACCCCCGTCGTGCGCAGTTTCTGTGCAGTCGGGAGAGATTGATCGCTTTCGCCACTCGTCTTCCTTCGCAAAACAGACGCCCTATTCGATGAATTACGCCCCTGCTGGCTACGACGAAATGTTCTGTTCCGAGGGCACTCCCCGCGATTCCTGTCGGGAGTTCGTCGCTCGATTGCAAGAAATCCCCGAACAAGAGCTCACCGATCGCCAACAGGCGGCGGAGCTAAACCTCGTAAACATGGGCATCACGTTCAACGTGTATGGTCATGAGGATGGCACCGAGAAGGTGTGGCCGTTCGATCTACTACCGCGGATCATCGATGCCGACGAGTGGAAGCGGGTGGAACAAGGGCTGAAACAGCGAATCCATGCCCTAAATCTTTTTGTATCCGACATTTACAACGATCAGAAGATCCTCAAAGACGGGGTGGTTCCCAAAGAACTGTTGGAGTCGGCGAAGACCATCCGCCCGCAAATGCAGGGCTTCACCCCTACCGAGGGCGTGTGGTGCCACATTTCGGGTGTCGATCTGATTCGCCACGACGATGGCACGATCTACGTGCTCGAAGATAACCTTCGCTGCCCTTCTGGCGTTTCGTACGTGCTCGAAAACCGCGAAGTGATGAAGCGGGCTTTCTCGCAGGTGTTCGAAGGCATGTCGGTAGTGCCGGTGGAAGAGTATCCCGAACAACTGCTGCAAACCCTGCTCGAATGCGCTCCGGCCCATGCGGTGGAGCCCACCGCCGTGGTGCTGACGCCTGGCGTGTACAATTCGGCCTACTTCGAACACACGTTCCTCGCCCAACAAATGGGTGTCGAGCTGGTTCAAGGCTCCGACCTGGTGGTCGACAACGGCTTTGTGTACATGCGGACCACCCACGGGGTGCAGCGTGTCGACGTGATTTACCGCCGGATCGACGACGATTTCCTCGATCCCACCTGTTTCCGCAAAGACTCCTGCTTGGGAGTTCCCGGACTGATCGACGCCTACCGTCGCGGCAACGTGACCCTGGCAAATGCCCCTGGAACCGGGGTGGCCGACGACAAAGCGGTGTACGCCTACGTGCCGCAGATCATTAAGTACTACCTTGGTGAGGATGCCATCCTGTCGAACGTGCCGACCTACTTGTGTTCCGACGACATGCAACGCGAACACGTGATTGCCAATCTCGACAAGCTGGTGGTCAAGCCAACCAACGAGTCGGGCGGATACGGCATTTTGATGGGCCCTCAGGCTTCGGCCTCGGAACGGGCCAAGTACGTCGACCTTATTCGCTCCAACCCGCGAAACTACGTCGCACAACCAATGCTACAGCTCTCGACGGTTCCCACGCTGGTGGACAACCAACTGGAGCCCAGGCACGTCGACCTTCGGCCGTTCGTGCTGTGTGGCAAAGACATTTACGTGATGCCGGGCGGGTTGACCCGTGTCGCGCTAGTTCGAGGCTCCATGGTCGTCAACTCGTCGCAGGGCGGTGGCAGTAAGGACACATGGGTTCTGCGGACTGATGAAGCGCATCAATTGTCCATGAATCATGCAGCCGCCTATGGGGGCGAGCATGCTTAGTCGGGTCGCAGAGGCAGTTTATTGGATGGCACGTTACATCGAGCGTGCCGAAAACGTAGCGCGGTTTATCGATGTCAACTACAACCTCACGCTGGGCGAAGGCTCTGCCCTGGGGCATCAATGGGCACCGCTCATTTATACCACCGGCGACGAAGCCTTGTTCGAGGAACTGTATGGTCAGCCAACTCGGCAGAGCGTGCTGCAGTTTCTTACCTACGACCAGCGTAACCCCAACTCGATTATCTCGTGCGTGAACAACGCCCGTGAGAACGCCCGCAGCGTGCGCGACACGATCACGGTGCCGATGTGGCAACAGATTAATACGTTTTACCTGCTAGTCCGCTCGGCCGCCCGACAAGGGCAACCGCTATCGGATCCCAATGATTTCTGCGACGCGGTGAAGATCGCCAGCCACACCTTGCTGGGGCTGACCGACGCAACGATGTCGCAAAACGAGGCTTGGCACTTTGGCCGCATGGGCATGCTCATGGAGCGTGCCGATAAAACGTCGCGCATTGTCGACGTTCAGTATTACCTGTTGTTACCCACCGCCGAGGAGATAGGCGGTTCGCTTGATGTCGTCCGGTGGTCCGCATTGTTACGGTCGGCCAGCGCGCTAACCATGTATCGTAAACTCTACGGCCGCATAACCCCTACAAACGTCGCCCGCTTCCTGATTCTGGATGCCGAGTTCCCCCGGGCCATGCACTTCTGCCTGGTACGTGCTCAGCACTCCCTTTGTCAGATAACGGGTAGTCCGATGGGAACTTTCAGATTTCAGTCGGAACAGCGTATGGGCCGACTAAGAATGGAACTAGACTACACCAGCATCGATGACATCATTCGCGAAGGAATGCACGAATATATCGACCGTTTTCAATCACAACTGAACGGCTTGGGCTCTGCGATTCACGACGATTTCTTTCGCTTGCACACCGAATCAGCGGAACCAACGCAAACGCAAAGTCAATCGACCTCGTGAGTCTTGGAAACCTGGAAAGATCAGCGCTCTCATAACGATCTCGCGCGCGGTGCTTCGCACCCTGCGTTGGATCAAAGCATACTGAGAAACGATCTTTTCTAGGTTTCTCGATTGCGCTCAAGTTCCACCCCCGATAGAGCATTCATGAGCATCCGCGTCGCGTTAAATCATAAGACCGTCTACCACTACGACCGTCGCATCAATCTAGGCCCGCAAGTCATCCGACTCCGCCCGGCGGTGCATAGTCGTACCCCGATCGAGAGCTATTCGCTGAAGGTCACCCCCGAAGACCACTTTCTGAACTGGCAACAAGACCCGTTCGGAAACTACCTGGCGCGGTGCGTCTTCCCCAATTCGGTGGAAGAGCTGAGCATTGAGATCGATTTGGTCGCCAACCTGGCTTCCATCAATCCCTTCGATTTCTTCCTCGAACCCGATGCCGAGAAGTATCCCTTCGAGTACCCCACCGAGGTGCTCGGCGACCTGAAGCCCTACTTCAACCAGGGTCCGGCGGGGGCAAAGTTCCACGAACTGCTGGCCTCGATCGATCGCACCCCGCGTAAGACGATCGACTTCCTGGTGGAACTCAATCAACGCCTCCAAAACGACATCGACTATTTGGTTCGTATGGAACCAGGTGTGCAAACGCCCGAAGAAACCCTGACGCTCGGTAGCGGGTCGTGCCGCGACTCGGCTTGGTTGCTCGCTCAAACCTTGCGTCACCTTGGTTTTGCCACGAGATTCGTCTCGGGCTACTTGATTCAACTGGTCGCCGACCTGAAACCGCTGGAAGGCCCCGAAGGTCCCGAGGCCGACTTCACCGACTTGCACGCCTGGACCGAAGTCTATCTGCCTGGCGCAGGCTGGGTGGGTCTCGACCCGACTTCGGGCTTGCTGACCGGCGAGGGACACATTCCGCTGGCCTGCACCCCGCACCCCACTTCCGCGGCTCCGATCACCGGTGCCCTCGGTAAGTGCGAGGTGACGTTTGATTTCGACATGTCGATCAAACGGATTCACGAGGATCCTCGTGTCACCAAGCCTTACACCGAAGAGCAATGGCAGAAGATCGAAGCGTTAGGTCACGAAGTCGATCGCCATCTTCACGACGCCGACGTACGACTCACCATGGGTGGCGAGCCTACGTTCGTATCGATTGACGATATGGATGGCGACGAGTGGCAAACCGCGGCGGTTGGTCCTACGAAAGAGAAGCTCGCCGGCGAAATGCTGCTGCGACTCCGTAACCGCTTCGGAAGCCAAGGCCTGCTGCACCATGGTCAGGGCAAATGGTACCCTGGCGAATCGCTCCCCCGCTGGGCGATGCACTGCTATTGGCGAGTGGATGGCGAACCGATCTGGAAGAACCAGGAGTTGTTTGCCCGCACCGATACCGACTACGGTCACACGTTCGACGACGCGCAGCTGTTCGCCCGCACGCTAGCCGAGCGACTTTCGGTGAACGTGGAACACGCGGTGCCCGGCTACGAAGACGCCATGTACTACGCCTGGCGCGAGCGACGACTGCCAGCCAACGTTGACCTGCGAGATTCGAAGCTCGAAGAAATCGAAGAGCGCGAGCGTTTCGCCCGCGTCTACGAGCAAGGCCTCACCACTCCGGTCGGCATGGTGCTACCGCTGCAGTACTGCTGGTGGGATCCCACACCTGCCTGGCGAAGCGGCGAATGGGTTGTTCGTTCGGCGGATATGTTCCTGATTCCCGGCGACTCGCCGATGGGCTTCCGGTTGCCCCTGCAGTCGCTGATGTACGAAGACGAAAAAGAGTACCCCACCAAGTACTTCGAGGCCGACCCCATGGTCGCCCGCCCTGCCCTGCCCAAGCACACCGAGTTTGCCGAGTCGACCTGGCGCGGCAATTCCACGGTGCTCAGCCGCTTCCCACAACAAGCCGCACGCCGGCAAACGCCGGTGCAGCAATACGCGGGCGTCGGCGCCCGAGGTGGTGCTGCTGGCGGTGGTGCTGGTCGCCATGGCGAGGGCAACGGTTCCGGCCAACCACACGATTGGCAAAACAATCCGTCGAGCAGCACTCCTGACGAGTCGTTGGTGTATCGGGCCGATATCCGCTACGACGATCCGGACAACGTGGTACGCACCGCTCTGTGTGTAGAACCTCGTAAGGGCCGACTGCATGTGTTCATGCCGCCGATTGATCGCATCGAAGTGTTTCTCGAATTGATCACGGCCATCGAAGACACCAGCGAGAAACTTGAGATGCCGGTGGTGCTCGAGGGTTACTTGCCGCCGCATGACGCGCGGATCCAGCACATCAAGGTCACCCCTGATCCAGGTGTGATCGAAGTGAATGTTCATCCGGCGAACGACTGGACCGAACTGGTCGACATCACCACCGGCGTGTACGAAGACGCCCGTCAAACCCGCTTGGGCACCGAGAAGTTCGACCTCGATGGCTCCCACACCGGCACCGGTGGCGGCAACCACGTGGTGCTCGGTGGCCCCACGCCGGCCGACAGTCCCTGGCTGCGTCGTCCCGACTTGCTCAAGAGCTTCGTCGCGTTCTGGCACAACCACCCGTCGCTGTCTTACCTGTTCTCAGGTAAGTTCATCGGCCCCACGAGCCAGGCCCCCCGCGTGGACGAAACCCGCTCGGATGCGATTTACGAACTCAACATTGCGTTCGAACAAGTGAAATCGGGCGAGACGATGCCGCCGTGGATGGTGGACCGTGTGTTCCGTCACCTGTTGGTCGACGGCACCGGCAACACCCACCGCTCCGAGTTCTGCATCGACAAGCTGTTCTCTCCCGACTCGACCTCGGGACGCTTGGGACTCGTTGAGTTCCGCGCGTTCGAGATGCCGCCCCACGCCCGCATGAGCCTTACTCAGCAACTGCTCATTCGCGCGCTGGTTGCTCGCTTCTGGGAGAAGCCTTACACGCACGAAATGGTGAGCTGGAATACCACGATTCACGACCGCTGGATGTTGCCGCACTTCATTTGGCAAGACTTCTGCGACGTGATCGACGAGATGAACCAAGCAGGCTTCCCGATCGAATCTGATTGGTTCGACTCGCACTTGGAGTTCCGCTATCCCTACATCGGTTCGTTCACCCAACGCGGCGTCGACATCGAGATTCGTCGCGCGATGGAACCTTGGTACGTGCTCGGCGAAGAACCTGGCGGCGGTTACACCGCTCGTTACGTCGACTCGTCGGTTGAGCGTATCCAGGTGAAGGTGCAAGGGCTTACCGATCCGCGATACATCCTGACCTGCAACGGCCGCACGGTTCCGCTTCACCCAACCGGCACCGAAGGCGAGGCGATTGCGGGAGTCCGTTTCCGCGCTTGGCAGCCCCCGAGCTGCCTGCACCCGACGCTCGGCGTCGACGGCCCCCTGGTGTTCGACCTGTACGACGAGTGGCTCGGCCGCTCGATCGGCGGTTGCCAGTACCATGTGGGACACCCTGGTGGCTTGAATCCAGCGACATTCCCGGTAAATGCGTTAGAAGCTGAGAGCCGCCGGGCGACTCGATTCTTCGCCTTTGGGCATACCCCCGGCCCTGCTACAATAAAGCCTTCGTCGCCGAGCAGGGAATTTCCGTTGACCCTCGACTTGCGACGTGGACGAAACTAATCCGCACCAGCCGGCGCGGCCCAAAACAATGCAGAGTCAACAACAGTCCATGGCGGGACCTCAACCAGCCGCAGTACCCACTGCGAGTGGCCGGGGCGGTCTGTTTGCAGGCTACCAGCCTCACGCGGGCCGGCACGATGAGCTGTTATTAGCGTCCGGCGAGGTCCGCCCCACCTGGGCGAAGTTCTGCTCGCTCATCAATCCACTGGCCAGCGGCGAATTCACCAAGCGTTGGAATCACTCGCAACGCCTGATTTACGAGAACGGCATCTCATACAGTGCGTATGGCGATCTCGACACCAGCGCTCGCCCTTGGGACCTGGATGCCCTGCCGCTACTGCTCGACGAACCAGAGTGGCAACAAGTCTCGGCCGGCATCGCCCAACGTGCGTTGGTGCTGCAGCTAACGTTGGCCGATCTGCTTGGTCCACAGCGGCTGCTATCCGAAGGGGTGCTCCCCCCTGGCATGTTGTTTGGCCACACCGGCTTCCGTTTGCCATTCCACGGCCAGGCGCCTCCCAACGGTTCGTTCCTCCCCTTCTACGCGGTCGATCTAGGGCGTGCCCCTGATGGCCGATGGTGGGTGATGGCCGACCGCACCGAAGCCCCCTCGGGCATGGGCTTTGCTTTGGAGAATCGGGTGGTGATTTCTCGAATGCTGCCCGAGGCATTCCGCGGCTGCAATGTCGAACGCCTGGCTCCGTTTTTCATCAAGTTCAAAGAGAAACTGCAATCGCTAGCTCCGCACGAGCGCGAGAATCCACGCATCGCTGTCTACACTCGCGGTCCGCAGCACGAGAATTACTTCGAAGATGCTTACCTCGCCCGCTACCTCGGTTACAACCTGGTAGAAGGGGACGATCTGGCGGTACGGGACAACACAGTATGGCTTAAGACACTCGACGGGCTGCGTCGCATCGATGTGTTGCTTCGCCGGCCAAACAGCCAATCGTGCGATCCACTGGAGTTCAGCGACGAATCGCAACTCGGCGTCGCCGGGCTGTTGCATTCCGCCCGTAGCGGCGAAGTGGCTGTCGTCAATCCACTCGGCAGCGGGCTGGTGGAGTCGCCGGTGTTCATGGCCTTTTTGCCCCGGCTTTGCAGTTTCTTACTCAAGCAAGACCTGCAACTTCCTGGCGTCGCAAGCTGGTGGTGTGGTGAACCTTCGTCGCTCGACCGCGTGCTGGCCAACCTCGATCAATACGTGGTGATTTCAGCATTTCGCACTCGTGGCAATGGTCACGGGCAGGAACGAGAGTTCAACCAACTCCCCATCGAGAAGCGCCGAGAGCTGATCAAGGCGAATCCCACAAAGTACGTCGCTCAGGAGAAGTTGCAGCTTTCGACTACCCCCACATGGGAAGCAGGAACCGCAAAGCCAGCTCACTTGGTACTACGGACGTTCGCCATCGAGAGCGACAACAACTACCAGGTGCTGCCTGGTGGACTGGCACGCACATCGGCACCAACCGGCGACGGTTTGCTGCCCGTTCCCACTTCGCACGGCAGCAAAGATGCCTGGGTACAGTGCAGCCAACCGGTCGAACAAGTATCGCTGCTGGCAACCCGCGAAGAGCCGGTAGTGATTCGCCGCACCACGGCCGACCTGCCGAGTCGTGTGGCCGACAACATTTACTGGCTGGGTCGGTACATCGAGCGAATCGATGCTGCTGCTCGCCAGCTGCGAACGTTCATTTTGCGGCTCACCAGCGAATCGTCGGTCGGCTCCGACACCACCGCCCGGCTTCTGCTTCGCTCGCTTGCCGCCCAGGGACAAATCGAGCCAGGCTTCGCTCTCGACGACATTCGTCGGCGATTGCCCGATATCGAAACCGCCCTTCCCCGTCAGGTATTCGATCGCCAGCAACCAGGTTCGTTGAGGACTCAGGTCGATAGCAT containing:
- a CDS encoding circularly permuted type 2 ATP-grasp protein encodes the protein MAGPQPAAVPTASGRGGLFAGYQPHAGRHDELLLASGEVRPTWAKFCSLINPLASGEFTKRWNHSQRLIYENGISYSAYGDLDTSARPWDLDALPLLLDEPEWQQVSAGIAQRALVLQLTLADLLGPQRLLSEGVLPPGMLFGHTGFRLPFHGQAPPNGSFLPFYAVDLGRAPDGRWWVMADRTEAPSGMGFALENRVVISRMLPEAFRGCNVERLAPFFIKFKEKLQSLAPHERENPRIAVYTRGPQHENYFEDAYLARYLGYNLVEGDDLAVRDNTVWLKTLDGLRRIDVLLRRPNSQSCDPLEFSDESQLGVAGLLHSARSGEVAVVNPLGSGLVESPVFMAFLPRLCSFLLKQDLQLPGVASWWCGEPSSLDRVLANLDQYVVISAFRTRGNGHGQEREFNQLPIEKRRELIKANPTKYVAQEKLQLSTTPTWEAGTAKPAHLVLRTFAIESDNNYQVLPGGLARTSAPTGDGLLPVPTSHGSKDAWVQCSQPVEQVSLLATREEPVVIRRTTADLPSRVADNIYWLGRYIERIDAAARQLRTFILRLTSESSVGSDTTARLLLRSLAAQGQIEPGFALDDIRRRLPDIETALPRQVFDRQQPGSLRTQVDSMVHTASLVRDRMSTDSWRIMVHIDQTFCESDPSGSMDLTDMLHLLNSLVADLAAIQGLSVESMTRSHVYRFLDLGRRLERGLQTTELLDSCLVEVANPTQDLMEAVVEIADSLMTYRARYRANVQLPAVIDLLVTDESNPRSIAYQLVTLQQQVEELPGNVRKPSYLPHERLILKMLHSVRMLDVVQVCEAFAMGERQALTELIHSLDRDLQGLSRELSLRYLVHAGPSRRMSTTAPADESE